From Cellulomonas oligotrophica, a single genomic window includes:
- a CDS encoding DUF2231 domain-containing protein — MTAHAHVDEPGRRGPLPLRAARALEQAEVLDPLVQRAREALAPVLRVRAVRAVLHGEPLGHAAHPLLTDVPMGLWAAATVLDVAGPPGSDAAADRLLGLGVLAAAPTAAAGWADWAVSGRRARRVGVVHAAANGAAAGLYAASWLARRAGRRRLGVAVSLAAGGLLGVGGYLGGHLAFAQQTPPPEAAAPGDGDAVRR; from the coding sequence ATGACCGCACACGCGCACGTCGACGAGCCGGGACGTCGGGGGCCTCTCCCGCTGCGGGCCGCCCGCGCGCTCGAGCAGGCCGAGGTCCTGGACCCGCTGGTGCAGCGGGCGCGGGAGGCACTCGCACCCGTGCTGCGCGTGCGGGCCGTCCGGGCCGTGCTGCACGGCGAGCCGCTCGGGCACGCGGCGCACCCGCTGCTCACCGACGTGCCGATGGGTCTGTGGGCGGCGGCCACGGTGCTCGACGTGGCGGGCCCGCCCGGGAGCGACGCGGCCGCGGACCGGCTGCTGGGCCTCGGCGTGCTCGCGGCCGCCCCCACGGCGGCGGCGGGGTGGGCGGACTGGGCGGTCTCGGGCCGCCGGGCCCGTCGCGTCGGGGTGGTGCACGCCGCGGCCAACGGTGCCGCCGCGGGGCTGTACGCCGCGTCGTGGCTGGCCCGGCGCGCCGGTCGCCGCCGGCTCGGCGTCGCGGTCTCGCTCGCCGCGGGCGGGCTGCTCGGCGTCGGCGGCTACCTGGGCGGGCACCTCGCGTTCGCCCAGCAGACGCCCCCTCCCGAGGCTGCGGCGCCCGGCGACGGCGACGCGGTCCGGCGCTGA
- a CDS encoding AAA family ATPase: MRDDEIRRHLTQMNPWWRAVVSGTAPTAWVSDSRTLRDLSRHDMGHRSTILDDIATGPLDDQLVVLSGPRRIGKSVTLLQTIERLCTRDDVDPRQIIHVPCDGMTVQDLRRVLVVGRALTSSVDQEGTRRRVWLFDEISAIRGWSAVLKGARDNTDLGDDTLVATGSRWADDEDIEGNLLAGRAGRGTRRRRTLLPMSFRDHVRATLPNLALPETLHPGALQGAEARRTFASYELFVDDLDLAWQSYLTSGGFPRAVAEHAQLGAVTDGYMADLEAWLHRDVEPTAGPESIPLLLDALSRRATSPLSVASAAQDLGYASKDTFDLRLRRMIASHALLRCPQREDGRFVPRTQAKYYLTDPLLAWLPQRRRAGVGAPDMTRLTEATVAVTLARAVDELDEGRWLHGDTIGYTRTGGDREIDLAPVTVPSPDGATSTTPIECKWVDRGWKGEARTITGRFGYGIVATKTLLDLDGPVWAVPAPLLAAALLPQGPAAR, translated from the coding sequence ATGCGCGACGACGAGATCCGGCGACACCTGACCCAGATGAACCCCTGGTGGCGCGCCGTCGTCTCCGGCACGGCACCGACCGCATGGGTCAGCGACAGCCGGACCTTGCGAGATCTCTCCCGGCACGACATGGGCCACCGCTCGACGATCCTCGACGACATCGCGACCGGCCCCCTCGACGACCAGCTCGTCGTCCTGTCGGGCCCGCGCCGCATCGGCAAGTCGGTCACCCTTCTTCAGACCATCGAGCGGTTGTGCACGCGCGACGACGTCGACCCGCGGCAGATCATCCACGTGCCGTGCGACGGCATGACCGTGCAGGACCTGCGCCGCGTCCTCGTCGTCGGCCGCGCGCTGACGTCCTCGGTCGACCAGGAGGGCACGCGGCGCCGCGTGTGGCTCTTCGACGAGATCAGCGCGATCCGCGGATGGTCCGCCGTGCTGAAGGGGGCCCGCGACAACACCGACCTCGGCGACGACACCCTGGTGGCCACCGGAAGCCGGTGGGCCGACGACGAGGACATCGAGGGCAATCTGCTTGCCGGACGGGCGGGCCGAGGCACACGGCGCCGCCGGACGCTGCTCCCGATGAGCTTCCGCGACCACGTGCGTGCGACGCTCCCGAACCTGGCGCTCCCGGAGACCCTCCACCCTGGCGCCCTCCAGGGCGCCGAGGCGCGACGGACCTTCGCCTCGTACGAGCTGTTCGTGGACGACCTGGACCTGGCCTGGCAGTCCTACCTGACGAGCGGCGGGTTCCCGCGCGCCGTGGCCGAGCACGCCCAGCTCGGAGCAGTCACCGACGGCTACATGGCCGATCTCGAGGCCTGGCTGCACCGCGACGTGGAGCCGACCGCAGGTCCGGAGTCGATCCCGCTCCTCCTCGACGCGCTGAGCCGCCGCGCGACGAGCCCGCTGAGCGTCGCCTCTGCGGCGCAGGACCTCGGTTACGCCAGCAAGGACACGTTCGACCTCCGGCTGCGCCGCATGATCGCGAGCCACGCACTGCTCCGGTGCCCCCAGCGGGAGGACGGCCGGTTCGTCCCACGCACGCAGGCCAAGTACTACCTCACCGACCCGCTCCTCGCCTGGCTCCCGCAGCGCCGCCGGGCGGGGGTGGGCGCGCCCGACATGACGCGACTGACCGAGGCGACGGTCGCCGTCACGCTCGCCCGTGCGGTCGACGAGCTCGACGAAGGCCGGTGGCTGCACGGCGACACCATCGGCTACACCCGGACCGGAGGCGACCGGGAGATCGACCTCGCTCCCGTCACCGTCCCGTCACCCGACGGCGCCACGAGCACGACGCCGATCGAGTGCAAGTGGGTCGACCGAGGGTGGAAGGGCGAGGCGAGGACGATCACGGGACGGTTCGGCTACGGCATCGTCGCGACGAAGACGCTTCTCGATCTCGACGGCCCCGTCTGGGCGGTCCCGGCCCCGCTGCTGG
- a CDS encoding patatin-like phospholipase family protein, with amino-acid sequence MATATTYPSDPPLECDVVMKGGITSGVVYPRAVCELARTYRLRSVGGSSAGAIAAAAAAAAEVGRTRGGFELLDALPDELTRTVGPGRGSVLLHLFQPTRATAGLHRVLVGGMRPVDAPPAGAAPVAARGRRARRRRALLVVPHAVGRAWSLARAAARGYLGWMLVGAVPGVAATALAWTAGGAARWSGGVAGVLLVVVGAAVAVLLGVVRSVGAMTAQGYGICTGMPGVDHGDAAALTPWLAQTLQRLAGRADDGPPLTFGDLRDHGVDLRMMTTNVTEHRPTTMPWSGQDLYLDRAAWAGLFPPVVLDWIVAHPPAGLDPLTVAAAADAGLVPLPAGDDLPVVVATRMSLSFPGLITAVPLVHVDRNDDGHGDDVVLRRTTVWFTDGGVCANLPVHFFDSPLATRPTFAIDLRPFPEGRDRAADERENTSLPTTWGESTRLPFHQLPTRGLAGMGAFLVQVVETARGWVDEGQLVMPGNRDRVVTVFQGEDEGGMNLAMPPATVTSLAARGRAGAARLVERFAGDDPAVVPAPGWQVHRWVRLRTATAGFAQWSATFAHQFRAHAPGATPFDAWGDPDRDPPVPDLERDQRLDLLRRTRGLLDVADAWADARVTDSAPRPRSRLRLVPDDASAASTAPSPASGAAPAPTGSEAATPLT; translated from the coding sequence ATGGCGACCGCGACCACGTACCCGTCCGACCCGCCGCTGGAGTGCGACGTCGTGATGAAGGGCGGCATCACGTCAGGTGTCGTCTACCCGCGCGCGGTGTGCGAGCTGGCCCGCACCTACCGGCTGCGGTCCGTGGGCGGCTCGTCGGCCGGGGCGATCGCCGCCGCCGCGGCCGCCGCGGCCGAGGTCGGGCGCACCCGCGGCGGGTTCGAGCTGCTCGACGCGCTCCCGGACGAGCTCACCCGCACCGTCGGGCCCGGGCGCGGCTCGGTGCTGCTGCACCTGTTCCAGCCGACCCGCGCCACGGCTGGCCTGCACCGGGTGCTCGTCGGCGGGATGCGCCCGGTCGACGCGCCGCCCGCCGGCGCCGCACCCGTCGCCGCGCGGGGGCGCCGCGCACGACGCCGGCGTGCGCTGCTGGTCGTGCCGCACGCGGTCGGCCGCGCCTGGTCCCTCGCCCGCGCGGCGGCCCGCGGCTACCTCGGCTGGATGCTCGTGGGCGCCGTCCCCGGCGTCGCGGCCACGGCCCTGGCCTGGACGGCCGGCGGCGCGGCCCGCTGGTCCGGGGGCGTCGCCGGGGTGCTGCTCGTCGTCGTCGGCGCCGCCGTGGCCGTGCTGCTGGGCGTCGTGCGGTCCGTGGGCGCGATGACGGCGCAGGGGTACGGCATCTGCACCGGCATGCCGGGCGTGGACCACGGCGACGCGGCCGCGCTGACGCCGTGGCTCGCGCAGACCCTGCAGCGGCTCGCCGGGCGCGCCGACGACGGACCGCCGCTGACGTTCGGCGACCTGCGCGACCACGGCGTCGACCTGCGGATGATGACCACCAACGTCACCGAGCACCGGCCGACGACGATGCCCTGGTCGGGGCAGGACCTGTACCTCGACCGCGCCGCGTGGGCGGGGCTGTTCCCGCCCGTCGTGCTGGACTGGATCGTCGCGCACCCGCCGGCGGGCCTCGACCCGCTGACCGTCGCCGCCGCGGCCGACGCGGGCCTCGTGCCGCTGCCCGCCGGCGACGACCTGCCCGTCGTCGTCGCCACCCGCATGAGCCTGAGCTTCCCCGGGCTGATCACCGCGGTGCCGCTCGTCCACGTCGACCGGAACGACGACGGGCACGGCGACGACGTCGTCCTGCGCCGCACCACCGTCTGGTTCACCGACGGCGGGGTGTGCGCCAACCTGCCCGTGCACTTCTTCGACTCCCCGCTGGCCACCCGGCCGACGTTCGCGATCGACCTGCGCCCCTTCCCCGAGGGGCGGGACCGGGCCGCCGACGAGCGGGAGAACACGTCGCTGCCGACCACGTGGGGCGAGAGCACGCGGCTGCCGTTCCACCAGCTGCCCACCCGCGGGCTCGCGGGCATGGGTGCGTTCCTCGTCCAGGTCGTCGAGACGGCGCGCGGCTGGGTCGACGAGGGGCAGCTCGTCATGCCCGGCAACCGGGACCGCGTCGTCACGGTGTTCCAGGGTGAGGACGAGGGCGGCATGAACCTCGCGATGCCGCCCGCGACCGTCACGTCGCTCGCCGCCCGCGGCCGGGCCGGTGCCGCGCGGCTCGTCGAGCGCTTCGCGGGCGACGACCCCGCGGTGGTGCCGGCGCCGGGGTGGCAGGTGCACCGCTGGGTGCGGCTGCGCACCGCGACCGCCGGGTTCGCGCAGTGGTCGGCGACGTTCGCGCACCAGTTCCGCGCGCACGCGCCCGGGGCGACGCCGTTCGACGCGTGGGGGGACCCCGACCGGGACCCGCCCGTGCCCGACCTCGAGCGCGACCAGCGCCTGGACCTGCTGCGCCGCACCCGCGGCCTGCTGGACGTGGCCGACGCGTGGGCGGACGCCCGGGTCACCGACTCCGCGCCGCGCCCCCGCTCGCGGCTGCGGCTCGTGCCCGACGACGCGTCGGCGGCGTCGACCGCGCCGTCACCCGCGTCCGGCGCGGCACCGGCCCCGACCGGGAGCGAGGCCGCGACGCCGCTCACCTGA
- a CDS encoding carbohydrate kinase, which translates to MTPPLVAPPVPVLLPPNQPADRFYAGVAGLAAFRGVPGAGTHVPEDWVASTTPLFGEPERGLARLLDGRLLRDALDADAVGWFGPAHVEAYGSAPEVLVKLLDAGERLPVHVHPDVPFALRHLACPHGKTEAWVALAPARVHLGFVRDVPADELARWVRGQDAAAMLAAMHALDLAAGDTVLVPAGLPHAIGAGALVVELQEPTDLSVLLERDGFGVDGAADGHLGLGHGLALGAVDRRGWSAADVGALRTARADDVGPLLPGAERWFRAERHRGPGRWDAGYAVLVVVAGAGTLTAADGTTTPLAAGQTWLVPHAAGVCRVAGADLEVLRCRPPLP; encoded by the coding sequence GTGACGCCCCCGCTCGTCGCACCGCCCGTCCCCGTCCTGCTGCCGCCGAACCAGCCGGCGGACCGGTTCTACGCCGGCGTCGCGGGCCTGGCCGCGTTCCGGGGCGTCCCCGGGGCCGGCACGCACGTCCCCGAGGACTGGGTGGCCTCGACGACCCCGCTCTTCGGTGAGCCCGAGCGCGGCCTCGCGCGGCTGCTCGACGGGCGGCTGCTGCGCGACGCGCTCGACGCCGACGCCGTGGGGTGGTTCGGGCCCGCGCACGTCGAGGCGTACGGGTCCGCGCCGGAGGTGCTGGTCAAGCTCCTCGACGCGGGGGAGCGGCTGCCCGTGCACGTGCACCCGGACGTGCCGTTCGCGCTGCGCCACCTGGCGTGCCCGCACGGCAAGACCGAGGCGTGGGTCGCGCTCGCCCCGGCGCGCGTGCACCTGGGGTTCGTCCGCGACGTGCCCGCCGACGAGCTGGCGCGCTGGGTCCGCGGGCAGGACGCGGCCGCGATGCTGGCGGCGATGCACGCGCTCGACCTGGCGGCGGGGGACACGGTGCTCGTGCCCGCCGGGCTGCCGCACGCGATCGGCGCGGGCGCCCTGGTGGTCGAGCTGCAGGAGCCCACCGACCTGTCGGTGCTGCTCGAGCGGGACGGGTTCGGCGTCGACGGCGCCGCCGACGGGCACCTGGGGCTGGGCCACGGGCTCGCGCTCGGGGCCGTCGACCGTCGCGGCTGGTCGGCTGCCGACGTCGGGGCCCTGCGCACCGCGCGTGCCGACGACGTCGGGCCGCTCCTGCCCGGCGCGGAACGGTGGTTCCGCGCCGAGCGGCACCGCGGCCCGGGCCGCTGGGACGCCGGGTACGCGGTGCTCGTGGTGGTGGCCGGCGCAGGCACGCTCACCGCGGCGGACGGCACGACCACGCCGCTGGCGGCGGGGCAGACGTGGCTGGTGCCGCACGCGGCGGGCGTGTGCCGGGTCGCGGGTGCCGACCTCGAGGTGCTCCGCTGCCGACCGCCGCTGCCCTGA
- a CDS encoding helix-turn-helix transcriptional regulator — MDRPGLADFLRTRREGLTPGDVGLSDGPRRRTPGLRREEVAARAGMSTDYLSRLEQRRGPQPSEQLLGALARALHLDLDARDHLFRLAGHRPPPRGHRADHVPPAVLRVLDRLEDTPAMVVTDLAEAVVQNRLAVALVGDEAAMTGVRRSQYYRWFAEPATERALYPPRDHAAQSRTLAAGLRTALTSESSGTQARAIVERLTATSPEFVEVWAAHEVGRPPSRRKTLLHPHVGAVEVDCQFLYTENAAQALLVFTGVGAADADRLRLLDSLDAPAPR; from the coding sequence ATGGACCGTCCCGGGCTCGCCGACTTCCTGCGCACGCGGCGCGAGGGCCTGACGCCCGGCGACGTCGGCCTGTCCGACGGCCCGCGCCGCCGGACCCCGGGCCTGCGCCGCGAGGAGGTCGCCGCGCGCGCCGGCATGTCGACCGACTACCTGTCCCGCCTGGAGCAGCGGCGCGGCCCGCAGCCGTCGGAGCAGCTGCTCGGTGCGCTGGCGCGCGCCCTGCACCTCGACCTCGACGCGCGCGACCACCTGTTCCGCCTGGCCGGGCACCGTCCGCCGCCGCGCGGGCACCGGGCCGACCACGTGCCGCCCGCGGTGCTGCGGGTGCTCGACCGGCTGGAGGACACCCCGGCCATGGTCGTCACCGACCTCGCGGAAGCCGTCGTGCAGAACCGCCTCGCCGTGGCCCTCGTCGGCGACGAGGCCGCGATGACGGGGGTGCGGCGCAGCCAGTACTACCGGTGGTTCGCCGAGCCGGCGACCGAGCGGGCGCTCTACCCGCCGCGGGACCACGCCGCGCAGTCCCGCACCCTCGCGGCGGGGCTGCGCACCGCGCTGACCTCGGAGAGCAGCGGCACGCAGGCGCGCGCGATCGTCGAGCGGCTCACCGCGACGTCGCCCGAGTTCGTCGAGGTGTGGGCCGCGCACGAGGTCGGCCGCCCTCCGTCGCGCCGCAAGACCCTGCTGCACCCGCACGTCGGGGCGGTCGAGGTCGACTGCCAGTTCCTCTACACCGAGAACGCCGCGCAGGCCCTGCTCGTGTTCACCGGCGTGGGCGCCGCCGACGCCGACCGCCTGCGCCTGCTCGACTCCCTCGACGCCCCCGCACCCCGCTGA
- a CDS encoding SDR family oxidoreductase, with product MDLTSRTVLVTGATSGIGRGLAERLADAGSTVVAAGRRADLLAEVAAHPRVHPLTLDVTDPASVASAVDDLLARFPALDTVLLNAGVMLPEDLTAGDDLATAELTVATNLLGPLRLAAALVPHLLDRPGAALVTTTSGLAYVPLPATPTYSATKAALASWTESLRVQTAGRLEVVELAPPAVRTGLMGHQASPHAMPLDDFLTESLALLAQAPTPPQVLVENVHPLRFARERGTYADVLATLSARTR from the coding sequence ATGGATCTCACCTCCCGCACCGTCCTCGTCACCGGCGCGACCTCCGGCATCGGCCGCGGTCTGGCCGAGCGCCTGGCCGACGCCGGCAGCACCGTCGTCGCCGCCGGGCGCCGCGCCGACCTGCTCGCCGAGGTCGCCGCCCACCCCCGTGTCCACCCGCTCACCCTCGACGTCACCGACCCGGCGTCGGTCGCGTCCGCCGTCGACGACCTCCTGGCGCGGTTCCCCGCGCTCGACACCGTCCTGCTCAACGCGGGCGTCATGCTGCCCGAGGACCTGACCGCGGGCGACGACCTCGCGACCGCCGAGCTCACGGTGGCCACCAACCTGCTCGGCCCCCTGCGCCTCGCGGCGGCCCTCGTGCCGCACCTGCTCGACCGGCCCGGCGCCGCCCTGGTCACCACGACGTCGGGCCTGGCGTACGTGCCGCTGCCCGCGACGCCCACCTACAGCGCGACCAAGGCCGCGCTCGCGTCGTGGACCGAGTCGCTGCGCGTGCAGACCGCGGGGCGGCTGGAGGTCGTCGAGCTCGCGCCGCCGGCCGTGCGCACGGGGCTCATGGGGCATCAGGCCTCGCCGCACGCCATGCCGCTCGACGACTTCCTGACCGAGTCGCTGGCCCTCCTGGCCCAGGCGCCGACGCCGCCGCAGGTGCTCGTCGAGAACGTGCACCCGCTGCGGTTCGCCCGGGAGCGCGGCACCTACGCCGACGTGCTCGCGACGCTCTCGGCACGCACGCGCTGA
- a CDS encoding DUF4232 domain-containing protein: MNPAPDTSPGGGARRPPQLRLLAATAALVVVAAAALGTRAWRASPGCDDGAGGRAPIAVARAVLPVVDEVAASPHVASVVATCLTYPGPVRPDGTAADVWAAHLDVRGVDVDAVPGAVQALADAASPSAPVVWSLEVATADRDVAVTVRPGGDAQVARAAVEVRRAPGVRRVVASGAGGDASTLVTVASTEDVVGAVAAAAEAGTPTTTVDVADAWLEVAQVRTGDAPAQDVVRVAVDAVAWPGVYRVVLRGGGAARADLAVHVDDDTVREDVADRLDAVAADVAGAASYRVESPTVQTVGVLGPDAVAAAADATRPAAGEDVRACTGDELELALTGFDVALGSRFLRVTATSAASTPCRLQGMPDLAAMRTSGTLVPSLTLEPARSRPAEPAAVVLQPGQAATSELRWGAMSTSQDPDTTVALLVTAVPDGPQVTLPVAQAVPDDPPGTASVDILHGATVRVGDWAPSPSP, translated from the coding sequence GTGAACCCCGCCCCCGACACGTCGCCCGGCGGTGGTGCTCGGCGGCCACCGCAGCTCCGCCTGCTGGCGGCGACCGCCGCGCTGGTCGTGGTCGCCGCCGCCGCGCTCGGGACCCGGGCGTGGAGGGCGTCGCCGGGGTGCGACGACGGGGCCGGTGGGCGCGCGCCGATCGCGGTCGCCCGGGCCGTGCTGCCCGTCGTGGACGAGGTCGCGGCGTCGCCCCACGTCGCGTCCGTCGTCGCGACGTGCCTGACGTACCCCGGGCCGGTGCGGCCCGACGGGACCGCCGCCGACGTGTGGGCCGCGCACCTCGACGTCCGGGGCGTCGACGTCGACGCCGTGCCCGGTGCGGTGCAGGCGCTGGCCGACGCCGCGTCGCCGTCGGCCCCCGTCGTCTGGTCGCTGGAGGTCGCCACCGCGGACCGGGACGTCGCCGTGACCGTCCGGCCCGGCGGTGACGCGCAGGTCGCCCGCGCCGCCGTGGAGGTCCGCAGGGCGCCGGGCGTGCGGCGGGTCGTCGCGTCCGGCGCGGGTGGCGACGCCAGCACGCTCGTGACGGTGGCGTCGACGGAAGACGTCGTCGGCGCGGTGGCGGCCGCGGCCGAGGCCGGCACGCCCACCACGACCGTCGACGTCGCGGACGCCTGGCTCGAGGTCGCGCAGGTGCGCACCGGCGACGCCCCGGCCCAGGACGTCGTCCGGGTGGCCGTCGACGCCGTGGCGTGGCCCGGGGTGTACCGGGTGGTGCTGCGCGGCGGGGGAGCGGCGAGGGCCGACCTCGCCGTGCACGTCGACGACGACACGGTGCGCGAGGACGTCGCGGACCGGCTCGACGCCGTCGCGGCCGACGTGGCGGGCGCCGCGTCCTACCGCGTGGAGTCGCCGACCGTGCAGACCGTGGGCGTGCTCGGCCCGGACGCCGTCGCGGCGGCCGCCGACGCCACGCGGCCCGCCGCCGGGGAGGACGTGCGCGCGTGCACCGGCGACGAGCTCGAGCTGGCCCTGACCGGCTTCGACGTGGCCCTCGGGTCCAGGTTCCTCCGCGTCACCGCGACCAGCGCCGCGTCCACGCCGTGCCGCCTGCAGGGCATGCCCGACCTGGCGGCGATGCGCACCTCGGGCACGCTCGTGCCCTCGCTGACCCTGGAACCGGCGCGGTCACGGCCCGCCGAGCCGGCCGCCGTCGTGCTGCAGCCCGGGCAGGCCGCGACGTCGGAGCTGCGGTGGGGGGCCATGTCGACGTCGCAGGACCCGGACACGACCGTCGCCCTGCTCGTCACCGCCGTGCCCGACGGGCCGCAGGTCACGCTGCCCGTCGCGCAGGCGGTGCCTGACGACCCGCCCGGCACGGCATCCGTCGACATCCTCCACGGCGCGACCGTGCGCGTGGGCGACTGGGCACCCTCCCCGTCGCCCTGA
- a CDS encoding nucleoside hydrolase, which produces MPTPLVVDTDTAADDCFALLIALLDPRADLRAITMVAGNVGFEQQVENAFLTLEVAGRPGGVPVHLGARTPLVRPWVSAEDVHGDGVGGQRRTGTHTPADEHAVDALVRLAAEHAGRLTVVAIGPLTNIALAVRRDPAFVTNVAELVIMGGSINGAGNITPAAEYNVYVDPEAADVVLRAGFARVRMVTWDPVTLQGTVFGPERIAQIDALGTTLSRFFVRANQATYDFDVADGIPGSTHPDSLSVLLALDDSYVLDEGEYAVAVELRGEHTAGATVFDARAAHRPVRAPRAVDGERFFTYVRDLLATR; this is translated from the coding sequence GTGCCCACACCCCTCGTCGTCGACACCGACACCGCCGCCGACGACTGCTTCGCCCTCCTCATCGCCCTGCTCGACCCCCGCGCCGACCTGCGGGCCATCACGATGGTCGCGGGCAACGTCGGGTTCGAGCAGCAGGTCGAGAACGCGTTCCTCACCCTCGAGGTCGCCGGCCGGCCCGGCGGGGTCCCCGTCCACCTCGGCGCCCGCACCCCGCTCGTCCGGCCCTGGGTCAGCGCCGAGGACGTGCACGGCGACGGCGTCGGCGGCCAGCGCCGCACCGGCACGCACACCCCCGCGGACGAGCACGCCGTCGACGCCCTCGTGCGCCTGGCCGCCGAGCACGCGGGCCGCCTCACCGTCGTCGCGATCGGCCCGCTGACCAACATCGCGCTCGCGGTCCGCCGCGACCCGGCCTTCGTCACGAACGTCGCCGAGCTCGTGATCATGGGCGGGTCCATCAACGGCGCGGGCAACATCACGCCGGCCGCGGAGTACAACGTGTACGTCGACCCCGAGGCCGCCGACGTCGTGCTCCGCGCCGGCTTCGCCCGCGTCCGCATGGTCACCTGGGACCCGGTCACGCTGCAGGGCACCGTCTTCGGGCCCGAGCGGATCGCGCAGATCGACGCCCTCGGCACCACGCTGTCGCGGTTCTTCGTGCGCGCCAACCAGGCGACGTACGACTTCGACGTCGCCGACGGCATCCCCGGGTCCACGCACCCGGACTCCCTCAGCGTCCTGCTCGCCCTCGACGACTCCTACGTCCTCGACGAGGGCGAGTACGCCGTGGCCGTCGAGCTGCGCGGCGAGCACACCGCAGGCGCGACGGTCTTCGACGCCCGGGCCGCCCACCGCCCCGTCCGTGCCCCGCGCGCCGTCGACGGCGAGCGCTTCTTCACCTACGTCCGCGACCTGCTCGCGACCCGCTGA
- a CDS encoding sensor histidine kinase: MGPTSQDVDGTQATAQLLAAILDLAGDLDTPSLLERFVAASTALTGARYGAINIVDDEGASQTFVQSGVDDATVAALGHAPHAWGVLGSIPDVGVLRLEDLTQHPAFRGLPPGHPPMGSFLGAAVRVRGARYGTLYLSEKPGGFDAADEQVVLSLAAAAAVAVQNAQLYERERRRREWVSAGQEITTMLLEGTDPEDVLDRIAGAARTIGGADVAVLALPSPDLGLLVEFVDGAAPGALLGIDVSADVRVHTAFDTGEGMLVGALCDADGVEPALRTYGPALVAPLHASGQGVGVLLLLRARGAVPFTDDDLALAQSFAGQAALAFVLAEAQRLRGQAVLSDERTRIARDLHDLAIQQLFAAGMQIEGVRRDHVPEGPVAQVLEEAVGHVDAGIRQIRVIVRTLDDPGATVPLVQRVRSEVELARTSLGFTPALRVDVDGRVVPLGAPDPVDERLIDDLVAPGRANNVVAVVREGLSNVARHARSAAVSVRLVVVSGTGGSVTVEVEDDGVGVPPSPTRASGTRNLAQRAEESGGTFSLLRPPSGRGALLRWTAPLD, translated from the coding sequence GTGGGACCGACGTCGCAGGACGTGGACGGCACGCAGGCGACGGCTCAGCTGCTGGCCGCGATCCTCGACCTCGCGGGCGATCTCGACACCCCGAGCCTGCTGGAGCGGTTCGTCGCCGCGTCGACGGCGCTGACCGGTGCCCGGTACGGCGCGATCAACATCGTCGACGACGAGGGCGCGTCGCAGACGTTCGTGCAGAGCGGTGTGGACGACGCGACGGTCGCGGCGCTGGGGCACGCGCCGCACGCGTGGGGCGTGCTCGGGTCGATCCCCGACGTGGGTGTGCTGCGCCTGGAGGACCTCACGCAGCACCCGGCGTTCCGCGGCCTGCCGCCGGGGCACCCGCCGATGGGCTCGTTCCTGGGGGCGGCGGTCCGGGTGCGCGGCGCGCGGTACGGGACGCTGTACCTGTCGGAGAAGCCGGGCGGGTTCGACGCCGCCGACGAGCAGGTCGTGCTGTCGCTCGCCGCGGCCGCGGCCGTCGCGGTGCAGAACGCGCAGCTGTACGAGCGCGAGCGCCGGCGGCGGGAGTGGGTGTCCGCCGGGCAGGAGATCACGACGATGCTCCTCGAGGGCACGGACCCCGAGGACGTGCTGGACCGCATCGCGGGCGCGGCCCGGACCATCGGTGGCGCGGACGTCGCCGTGCTCGCGCTCCCCTCGCCCGACCTGGGGCTGCTGGTGGAGTTCGTCGACGGCGCCGCCCCGGGGGCGCTGCTCGGCATCGACGTGTCCGCGGACGTGCGGGTGCACACCGCGTTCGACACCGGCGAGGGGATGCTCGTCGGGGCGCTGTGCGACGCCGACGGCGTGGAGCCGGCGCTGCGCACGTACGGTCCGGCGCTGGTCGCACCCCTGCACGCGAGCGGTCAGGGCGTCGGGGTGCTCCTGCTGCTGCGCGCGCGGGGCGCCGTGCCGTTCACCGACGACGACCTGGCGCTCGCGCAGTCGTTCGCGGGGCAGGCGGCCCTGGCGTTCGTGCTCGCGGAGGCGCAGCGGCTGCGCGGGCAGGCGGTGCTCAGCGACGAGCGCACCCGCATCGCCCGCGACCTGCACGACCTCGCGATCCAGCAGCTGTTCGCCGCGGGCATGCAGATCGAGGGCGTGCGCCGCGACCACGTGCCGGAGGGCCCGGTCGCGCAGGTCCTCGAGGAGGCCGTGGGGCACGTCGACGCGGGCATCCGGCAGATCCGCGTCATCGTGCGCACGCTCGACGACCCGGGGGCGACGGTGCCGCTCGTGCAGCGCGTCCGGTCCGAGGTCGAGCTGGCGCGCACGTCGCTGGGCTTCACCCCCGCGCTGCGCGTCGACGTCGACGGACGCGTCGTCCCGCTCGGCGCCCCCGACCCGGTGGACGAGCGGCTCATCGACGACCTCGTCGCCCCCGGGCGCGCGAACAACGTGGTGGCCGTGGTCCGCGAGGGCCTGTCGAACGTGGCCCGGCACGCCCGCTCGGCGGCGGTGTCGGTGCGCCTGGTCGTCGTCTCCGGCACGGGCGGCTCCGTCACCGTCGAGGTCGAGGACGACGGTGTCGGCGTGCCGCCGTCGCCCACCCGGGCGTCCGGGACCCGCAACCTCGCCCAGCGCGCCGAGGAGTCCGGCGGGACGTTCTCGCTGCTGCGCCCGCCCTCGGGCCGCGGCGCTCTCCTGCGCTGGACCGCGCCGCTCGACTGA